CGAGCTAATTCTCGATATTTTCGCCCAGCATGCACGCACGCGCATCGGCAAGCTGCAGGTCGAATTGGCGCAACTATCATACATGCTCCCGCGACTTACCGGCCGGGGCAAGATGATGGACCGGATTACCGCTCGCGGCGGGTCCGGCGGAGTTGGAGTGCGTGGGCCGGGTGAGACGAAGCTCGAAACCGACCGACGGCGTCTACGTCAGCGGATCATGACGATACGCGCGCGGCTGGCGGAACTGGCTGAGCACCGGGATGTGGAGCGCGAGAAGCGCCGGGAGAGCAACCTGCCGCTTGTCAGCCTGGTGGGGTACACCAACGCCGGCAAGTCATCGCTGCTCAATGCACTCTGTGGGTCCGAAGAAGTCCGCGCAAACGACCGGCTGTTCGAGACCCTTGATACCACCGTGCGCAATGTAGACCTGGGCGACAATCGCAGCGCCCTCGTTGCCGATACGGTTGGGTTCATCCGGAATCTGCCCGAGGAACTGATTGAGGCTTTCAGGGCGACCCTGGAGGAGACTCTGGAGGCCGACCTCCTGATCCAGGTCATCGATGCTGGCGACCCGTGGGCAGAGACCGAAAACCTCGCCACGCGCGAGGTGCTCTTCGAACTGGGCGCACACGAAAAGCCAATGCTTATCGCGCTGAACAAGTGGGACACGGTGACGGATCCAGGCAGGCAGTCGGAGCTGCTGGGAAACTTCACGGAAGCGGTGCCGGTATCAGCCGTCACAGGCGAGGGGCTTGACCAGCTGCGCGAGCGTGTCCGGGTGATGCTGCCAACGAAGCTAATCCCGATCCGACTGCATCTTCCCTATTCGGAACTGCAACTGCTGGAACTCACGCGACGCAACGGGCGCCTGCTGGAGACCCGATACAAGCCCGACTACGTTGCCGCCGACGCCGAGGTGGATGAGCCAACGCTGGCGCGCCTGCGGCAATACGTGGTCAGCACCGACCGGTAGCCGCGCCGGTTGCAAATGAGCTATCAGCATCAGCCCTCGCTATCCCCTCTTGCCATGCGAGGGCTGGTCTCGGTCTTCTTTGGCGTCTCCCTCTGCATCAGCCGTAGCATCCAGTCCCTCGGTCTTGTCCGTGAGCCACACTTGCGGTGTCGCTGTCGCGGATTGCGCAACGACGCGTTTGACCACGGATCCAAGCCTGGATCCGACAGCACTCCACAGGGAAGTGCGAAGGCCCCTGGGGGCATGCCAAACCCACCTACCCGGGGCCTCCTCGATGCCAATGTTGCGGACAAACAGCCATGTAACGTACCCCACTATCACCAGCCCCACCGAGAACAGGCTGTACGAGATGGTCCAGGGCACGTTCTGGGTGATCGCAGACCACTCCGACATTCCGAAGATGGAAGCGATGATGTTCAGCGGCATGAAGATGATGCTGAGGACGGTCAGCTTCTTCATGATGATATTGAGGTTATTGCTGATAATCGAGACGCGGGCGTCGGACATCCCGGTGAGAATGTCCGAGTACATCACCACCAGCTTCAGGCATTGTTCGTTCTCAACGATGATGTCATCGAGAAACTCCCGCTCACTTTCGTCGAGGCCAATGCGGTCCGCGTGGATGCGCAAACGTCCCAGAAGCGCCTGGTTCGACTGGAGAGCACTCCGGTAGTACACCAGACCCTTCTGCAAGTTGAACATCGCTGACAGCGCGCGGTTCTCGAGCGAATACTCGATACGTTGCTCGATTCGCTCGGAGACCCGCTGGATCTGCTTCACATCTGCGCTGAATTGCAGGATCGAACGGTAGATGACCTCAAGCAGCACTCCGGCCAGGGAACCACACGTATTCCCGCGGCGGCGCGGAATCGAGAGGGAAGTCTCATCGCGCTGGAGTATGATGAGGCGTTCCGCGAAGAGGAACGCACCGATCGACGTGACCCGGAACTGGGTTTCGTCGCCATCGGAGAACGCGTGGGGCCGCTTCACGATCACCGCGACATGCGTCGGCTCGAACTCCAGGCGAGCGGTCTCATCGGGGTCCAGTGCGGACTGGAGAGTGTGTTCATCGATG
This region of Armatimonadota bacterium genomic DNA includes:
- the hflX gene encoding GTPase HflX, with the protein product MSDIYVGLEREPGMEREKAVLVGISRMRGEGRRSMQELIGLARAAGAAPVDVVIQNRTTPHLQHFIGKGKLEELRAVVASHGAEIILFDGELTPAQIRNLVDTFECKILDRTELILDIFAQHARTRIGKLQVELAQLSYMLPRLTGRGKMMDRITARGGSGGVGVRGPGETKLETDRRRLRQRIMTIRARLAELAEHRDVEREKRRESNLPLVSLVGYTNAGKSSLLNALCGSEEVRANDRLFETLDTTVRNVDLGDNRSALVADTVGFIRNLPEELIEAFRATLEETLEADLLIQVIDAGDPWAETENLATREVLFELGAHEKPMLIALNKWDTVTDPGRQSELLGNFTEAVPVSAVTGEGLDQLRERVRVMLPTKLIPIRLHLPYSELQLLELTRRNGRLLETRYKPDYVAADAEVDEPTLARLRQYVVSTDR
- a CDS encoding magnesium transporter CorA family protein, giving the protein MRTQFRYRLGEYRLVPPDDPEAEIIVVVAPSDEECAELTEEFLIDEHTLQSALDPDETARLEFEPTHVAVIVKRPHAFSDGDETQFRVTSIGAFLFAERLIILQRDETSLSIPRRRGNTCGSLAGVLLEVIYRSILQFSADVKQIQRVSERIEQRIEYSLENRALSAMFNLQKGLVYYRSALQSNQALLGRLRIHADRIGLDESEREFLDDIIVENEQCLKLVVMYSDILTGMSDARVSIISNNLNIIMKKLTVLSIIFMPLNIIASIFGMSEWSAITQNVPWTISYSLFSVGLVIVGYVTWLFVRNIGIEEAPGRWVWHAPRGLRTSLWSAVGSRLGSVVKRVVAQSATATPQVWLTDKTEGLDATADAEGDAKEDRDQPSHGKRG